From the genome of Betaproteobacteria bacterium, one region includes:
- a CDS encoding phosphodiesterase, with translation MIFAQISDLHVTVPGHACMGRVDTAGLLGTCVARLAELDPAPQFVVASGDLVDIATVEAYAQFRALLSPLSMPVYVIPGNHDDRDQLRAAFSDHPWLPRSGFLQYVIDADPLRLVFLDTLVPGQDGGELCDVRLSWLAEHLAEAPERPTVLVMHHPPFLTGVANLDDMGLAGAEALARLLGRFPQVERILCGHLHRSIQVRWQGVLASVCPSTAHQVALDLRPHEALCYTLEPPGFQLHTWTAATGLVSHTLVTGRYPGPYSF, from the coding sequence TTGATCTTCGCCCAGATTTCCGACTTGCATGTCACCGTACCAGGGCACGCCTGCATGGGGCGCGTCGATACGGCCGGACTGCTCGGCACCTGTGTCGCCCGACTCGCCGAACTCGATCCCGCGCCGCAGTTCGTGGTTGCCAGCGGCGATCTGGTCGACATCGCAACTGTCGAGGCGTATGCGCAGTTCCGCGCGCTGCTCTCGCCACTTTCCATGCCGGTGTACGTGATTCCCGGGAATCACGACGATCGGGACCAACTGCGTGCGGCGTTCTCCGATCATCCATGGCTGCCGCGCTCGGGGTTTCTGCAGTACGTGATCGACGCCGACCCGCTGCGCCTCGTGTTCCTCGATACGCTGGTTCCGGGGCAGGATGGCGGCGAGTTATGCGACGTGCGCCTGAGCTGGCTCGCGGAACACCTTGCGGAAGCACCCGAGCGGCCGACCGTGCTCGTGATGCATCACCCGCCGTTTCTGACCGGCGTCGCGAACCTCGACGACATGGGGCTCGCCGGTGCGGAAGCACTTGCCCGCCTGCTCGGGCGCTTTCCGCAGGTCGAGCGCATTCTGTGCGGGCATCTGCACCGTTCGATACAGGTGCGCTGGCAGGGCGTGCTCGCCTCGGTCTGTCCGAGCACGGCGCACCAGGTCGCGCTCGACCTGCGACCGCATGAGGCGCTCTGCTATACCTTGGAGCCACCGGGGTTCCAGCTGCACACCTGGACGGCCGCGACCGGTCTCGTCAGCCATACGCTCGTCACCGGCCGCTATCCCGGCCCCTATTCCTTCTAG